A region of the Mycoplasma capricolum subsp. capricolum ATCC 27343 genome:
TGCAGCAATTAAAAATTCAAATAAAATTATTGATACTGAATTATCTTGATCTAAATTTATTGAAAAACTAAATCAACAAAAATATCATTATGATTCTAGTGATATTTGAACTTTATATAATCAAAATGATTTTTATAAAGAACAAATAGATATTTATTTAGATAAATTAGTTAATTTATTATGTACAATTTCTTATTTATTATCTCCAGAAGTAATTTATCTTGGTGGTGGGTTTAGTTATTGTAGTGAACAAATTTTAGAATTAATAAATATTAGATTTAAAAAAGAATTTGTATTTTATAATATTAATCCAATACAAATAAAATATACTTTAAATAAAAATGATTCTGGTATTTTAGGAGTTTTACATTTATTAGTTGATAAACATTTTAAAAATTAGAATTTCTAACCTCTAATTAAATTAGAGGTTTTGTTTTATAATAATTTATAAAGTTATTTATTAATTAAGAAAGGTTAATATGGATCTAATTAATCAAATTAAAAATACGTTAATTGTTTCTTGTCAAGCAATTGGTGATGAACCTTTAAATGACAGTTATGTATTAAGCAAAATGGCTTATGCACTAGTTTTAGGTGGAAGTAAAGTACTAAGACTAAGTCAAGTTGAACATATTAAAGCAGTTAAGCAAGTTGTAGATGTTCCAATTATTGGTTTAATTAAAAAGCATTACGATAATAGTGAAGTTTTTATTACTCCAACAATAAAAGAAGTAGATCAGTTAGTTGATTTAAAAGTAGATATTATTGCTCTTGATGCTACTTTAAGAACTAGGCCTGATCAAGATTTGACAAATTTAGTTAAAACAATCAAAACAAAATATCCTAATCAATTGTTACTTGCTGATTGTTCTAGTGTAGAAGATGCTATTAATGCTCAAAATTTAGGATTTGATTTAATAGCTTCAACTTTAAGAGGTTCTACAAAACAAACAAAAGGACATAATAATTTAGAAAATAATTATCAATTTTTAAGAGATTTAAAAAAAGTAATTACAAAACCGATTATTGCTGAAGGTGGAATATGAACTCCACAACAAGCAAAAGAGATTTTAAATTTAGGAATACATAGTGTTGTTGTTGGAACTGCAATAACTAGATTACATTCAATTGTTAAATATTGAAATGATATTTTAAAATAAATTTATATAAACAAATATTTTTAATTTTGTTTTTTGTTTAGACTATAGGATATAGTCTTTTTTTAAGCCAAAGATTTAAAGCAAGCTTATAGCTAAGATGATAAACAATTATTATATTTGATTTGTTATATTATTATAATAGGAGTGCATATTATGAAAATCGATGAAAAAGAATTAATATCTAAATATTTTGATCAAGCATTAAATGAAACAATGAAAGTTGTATCTATTCCTTCTTTTTTAACTACTCCAACAAAAGATGCTCCTTATGGAGAAGGTTGTAAAGAAGTATTAGATTATGTAATTGATCTAGCTAATAATTTAGGTTTTCAAACTTATAAAGATATTAATAATAAGTATGGGTTTGTTGATTATGGAACTGGTGAAAAATTATTTGTAATTTTAGCTCATTTAGATGTAGTTCCACCAGGAAATATTGAACAATGAGTTACTGATCCTTTTACACCAATTATTAAAGATAATAAACTAATCGGAAGAGGTACTTTTGATGATAAAGGTCCTGCTATGATGAATTTATTTGCTTTAAAATATTTAAAAGATCATAATTATATATCTTCAAAATACAAAATCAGACTAATTTTTGGATTAACTGAAGAAACTACATGAGATTCAATTAATACTTATATTAATGATCATGGAGTTGCTGATTTAGGATATACTCCAGATGGTGAATTTCCTGTTGTTTATGCTGAAAAATGAATTGCTGATTTAGATATTGTTTCTAATGAACAAACTGATATACAAATTGGTGGTGGAGCTGCTTATAATGTGATTTGTGATACTGTTTGATATAAAGGACCAAAAATCAAAGAAATACAAGAATATTTAAATAAAAATAGTATAATAACTAAAATTGAAGATGATAAATTAGTTGTTCAAGGAAAAGCTGGACATGGTAGTTTGCCTTGATATGGAATCAATGCAGCAACTTGATTAGCTAAAAGTATGTATGAAAATGATGTTCATCATAAAATTACAGATTATTTAGCTAAAGATGTACATTTAGACTTTAATCTAAAAAATGTTTTTGGTGATATTTCTGATGAGACTGGTGAACTTACTCAAAATGTGGGAATTATTCAAATTAAAAATAAAGATTCTAAAATCGGTTTAAATTTTAGAATTCCAGTATTCACTAATCCAAATCAAATTTTTATTCCAACATTAACTAAATATTTAGAAAAAATTAATTTATCTTTAGAAGTTAAAAATATTGATAATAGTTTATATGTTCATCAAGATTCTGACCTAATTAAAAAAATTATGAAAGTTTATCAAGAAGTGACTCAAGATTATAAAGCAAAACCTATAGCTATTGGTGGTGGAACTTATGCTAAAGCTATGCCTAATGTTGTAGCTTTTGGTGCAGAATTTGATATTGAAAACTCAACAATGCATGCTTATAATGAGTATGTTAAAATTGATGATCTAAAAAAAATGTTAGAAATTTATACTAAAGCCATTGTTTTACTAACTGAATAAATTAGATTTGATATTTTTATTTTTTATGTTTTTGTGTTATAAAAAAATAGAAATATAGATATAAAAAAGAAAGAGATACAATGAAAAAGCATTTATTAAATTTATTAACTGTGATCTATATGTTTATGATTGTTTTAATTGCTAATCAATCATTTGGTTATGGTAATAATGCTCAACTACACTTACTAGGTAAATACAATCCAGCTTATGGTTTAGCAGTTAGTGGAGTAGTTTGTAGTGCGTTATTATTAGTTATTCCATTTTTATTAACTTTTTTTAAAAAAATTAGAAAAGCAGAAAAAATCTTATATATAACTAATTTTGCAATTTTTATTATAACTATAGTTTTACTATTTTTAGCAATTATATTTTTTATGATCAATTCAGTTGGAAATATCGGATCACATATAGGAATTATTGTTTTATATTTAACTGCAATTGGAATTGTTTGTCACAATTACTTTAATATTTTTAAAGTTAAATTAAATAAAAATAAATTAAATTCAGATAAATAAAAACAATAATTATTAAGGAGAAATATGAGTAAAAAAGTTAGCATTATTTTAATAGCAGGCGGAAGTGCTAGTGGTAAAACAACTATTGCTAGTAAAATAGCTAATGAGATTTTAAAAGATAAATCTGTAGAGCATATTTCAATGGATAATTATTATAAAGATTTTACTAACTTATCTTTAGAACAAAGAAACACAATTAATTTTGATCATCCAAATTCAATAGATATCGAACTTTTACTTAAAGATCTAAAGCAACTTTTAAAAAGACATGATATTTTTGTTCCGACTTATGATTTTACAAAACATATTAGAACAGACAAAGAAAAACTAATTAAAGCTAGTGATGTTATTATAGTTGATGGAATATTTTCTTTACATTTTGAAAAATTGCGTGAACTTGGAGATATTAAAATCTTTGTTAAAACGCCTGATGACTTAAGATTTATTAGAAGATTAATTAGAGATATAAATGAACGTAATAGAACAGTTGAAAGTGTAATTGATCAATATTTAACAGATGTAAAACCAATGCATGATTTATTTATAGAACAAACTATTGATTATGCTGATATTGTAATTCCTTTTAAAAAAGGAAATGATGTAGCTATTGATATAGTTGCTTCTAAAATAAAAGATTTATTAAATTAACTAAAACTGCAAATTAATTTTTATAATTGCAGTTTTTTTATTTAAACAATAGTTTTTATTATTTACTTTATTTTAAATTTATAATTTATATATCTACTTTTAAAACTAATTAAAATATAGGAGAAATATGTTTAATAAAACTATTATTCATATTGATATGGATGCTTTTTTTGCTAGTTGTATGCAATTAAAACACCCTGAATTAAAAAATAAACCTATAGTAATCTCTAATAGTTTTGATAAATCTATTATTTCAGCAGCTAGTTATGAAGCTAGAAAATACAATATTAAAGCAGCTATGCCCTTATTTAAAGCAAAAAAGCTTTATCCAAAAATTATTAGTATTAGAGCTGATATGAATTTTATTAGTAATATATCTAGTCAAATTTGAGAATTTATTAAAACTAATTATACAAATAAAATTGAAATTGCTTCAATTGATGAAGCATATTTAGATGTTAGTGATTTAATTTTAAATATTGATGTTTTACAACTAGCTAAAAATATTCAAAAAGATATTTATAATCACTTTAATTTGACTTGTTCTTTAGGAATTGGATTTAATCGATTTAGTGCTAAAATGTCAACTAGTTTAAATAAACCAAATGGAATTACTTTAACTACAATAACTAATTTTAAACACAATATTTGACCAATACCAATTAATAAAATGTATGGTGTTGGAGAATCATCTATTAAAATTTTAAATCATACTAAAATTAAAACTATTAAAGATTTAGCTTTATTAAGTGATGCTCAAATTTATGAATTGTTAAATAAAAAAGGATTAGTTTTAAAAAATGAAGCTTTAGGTCTGGGTAGTGATTATATTAATTATTTATCTAGTGAATATAAAAGTATTTCTAAAGAAACTACTTTAAATACTCCTATTTATCAATATGATGAAATAGAAACTATTATTTTAAATTTATCTAAATTTATTACTAATAAATTAGTGAAAAATCAGTTATTATGTAAAACTATTGAAATTAAAATCAGATATAAAATAGATGAAAAAATATTTGATAAACAAAAACATTTAACTAGTAAGCATAAACAAATTACTTTAAAAAATCATACTAATGATTTAGAAAAAATTTATAATAGTGCAATAGATTGTTTTTATAATTTATATGAACAAAATAAAGGGATTTTATTAATTGGAGTAGGTGTTTCAAAATTAATTCATAAAAATCAAAATTGAGTGCAACTAGATATTAATAATCAAATTAATATTGATAAAAAACAAATAGATAATGCTTTAAAAATTGAAAATATGATTTTTAATATTAACAAAAAGTTTAAAAAGCCAGTTATTTGAAAAGCTAAAGATTTAAAAAAATCAAGCAAATAGCTTGATTAAAGATTAAATTAAAGGCTCATTTAAACTAACTAATACAGTTTTTTGATCTGAAGGGATATTAATTTTAATAATCATTTCACTTTCAACTTTAAAATTAATTCAACCTAATCCAGATATTGAAATATCATATCAATTATTTAAATGTGATTTATCAAATTTAAATTCATATACTTGAATTTGATCACTATTAGAAATATAAGGAATAAGGTTTTTTCTATTATTATTTCAATATCTTATAACATTTTTAGTATTAGTTCTATGTAAGTTAATTTCTTTATTTGTATAAATATGAAAACTAGTTTTTTGATTATTTAAACTTATATAATCAAATCAGCATACTCCAGAAAAGAAAATAGAATTATTATTTGTTAATTGATAAGTAAATTGTTGAATTTCTTTTTTAAAATAACAATAACTTTGAAATCTTTTATTCATTAAATTAGCAATACTGTTTTTTCTACTAACTCCAGCACTATCAAAAATAGTTGTATTTTTATCTAGTTGAATTTCAATAAAATCTAAAGTAGTATTAAAAAATTTTGAAACAACTATACTTGGAATTAATTGATTTATTTCTAGCATTTTATTAATTAAACTAGATTTACCAACATTACTTGCTCCAATAAAGTATTGTTGGTTTTTATTATTTTTAATTACTTTATTTAATAAAGGTTCAACTAAGTTAATCTTATTAGCACTAGTTAAAAAAATTTCAACATTTTTTAAAGAACTATTTTTAAAAATATTATTAATATAATTTCTAATTTTTTCTAATTTAACAGATTTTGGCAATATATCTATTTTATTAACTACTAAAATTACTTTAAAATCTTTAATTAAATTTTCTATTTCTAAAATTCTTGATCCAAATAAATCAAAAATATCTAAAACATAATAAAAGACTAAATTATTATTTTTATTATTTTTAACTAAAGTTGAAATTTTATTAATAAACTGTTTATCGTTAATTTCACTATCAACTAATTGGTTGTAGTTCTTGATTTTAAAACATCTTAAACAATAAGCGTGCTCAGAATCATTAACATAGCCTTGCTCAAATTTATTTGTAGTTTGTAATAAACTCCCACAACCTAAACACGATTTCATAAAAACTCCTAATCTTTTTTAATATATTTATTATTAGCGTTCTTAAATCTAGAAAAAGCATAAATAAAATCAATTAAGTATAAAATCTTTAATACATCATTAAAACAATGAATTTTAGCTAAATTAACACTTTTATTTAGTGTTTTAAACTCTTCTATACTTATTTTATTTAAAGAAAATAGTTTTAAAGCATTACAACAACTTAAATAAATATCTTCAGTATCATTTAAATTGTTATCATTAAAAATATCTTTAGCATAATCAATAAATTTTCTTAAACTAGGAATAGTAATTGTATTTTCTCCTATTCAGCCTTTTTGAATGTTTTTAGGATTATAAAATTGCTGATTTTGATTATCTAAATTAACAAATGATAAATGATTTAACACTTGATAAATATCTAAGCTATTAATTTTATATTCATTAGAAGTTTTATCTAATATAAATAAATCGGATTTTTTATTTTTTAACAAACTTTTATTTTGATTAATTCAAGATTCGATAATTTTTTTATCATTACTTTGACCTGCAAAAATAATTGTTTTTATGTTTTTATTAATACACATATTAATAAAACTTTTTTTTAACAAATTATATTGTTTAAAAAAATCATAAGTTTTATCATTATAACTTCTTTTTATAGATAATGACTTAATTGCTTTACGATTAATTCTGTTATAAATTTCTTCTAAGTTTTTTGCAAATGAGTATTGTAAGATATAAACTAAATCTTTTTCTTTATCATTATATAAAGTTGGTTGTAATTCTTCTTTATTATGACTTTTGTTAAAAA
Encoded here:
- a CDS encoding Y-family DNA polymerase, yielding MFNKTIIHIDMDAFFASCMQLKHPELKNKPIVISNSFDKSIISAASYEARKYNIKAAMPLFKAKKLYPKIISIRADMNFISNISSQIWEFIKTNYTNKIEIASIDEAYLDVSDLILNIDVLQLAKNIQKDIYNHFNLTCSLGIGFNRFSAKMSTSLNKPNGITLTTITNFKHNIWPIPINKMYGVGESSIKILNHTKIKTIKDLALLSDAQIYELLNKKGLVLKNEALGLGSDYINYLSSEYKSISKETTLNTPIYQYDEIETIILNLSKFITNKLVKNQLLCKTIEIKIRYKIDEKIFDKQKHLTSKHKQITLKNHTNDLEKIYNSAIDCFYNLYEQNKGILLIGVGVSKLIHKNQNWVQLDINNQINIDKKQIDNALKIENMIFNINKKFKKPVIWKAKDLKKSSK
- the yqeH gene encoding ribosome biogenesis GTPase YqeH is translated as MKSCLGCGSLLQTTNKFEQGYVNDSEHAYCLRCFKIKNYNQLVDSEINDKQFINKISTLVKNNKNNNLVFYYVLDIFDLFGSRILEIENLIKDFKVILVVNKIDILPKSVKLEKIRNYINNIFKNSSLKNVEIFLTSANKINLVEPLLNKVIKNNKNQQYFIGASNVGKSSLINKMLEINQLIPSIVVSKFFNTTLDFIEIQLDKNTTIFDSAGVSRKNSIANLMNKRFQSYCYFKKEIQQFTYQLTNNNSIFFSGVCWFDYISLNNQKTSFHIYTNKEINLHRTNTKNVIRYWNNNRKNLIPYISNSDQIQVYEFKFDKSHLNNWYDISISGLGWINFKVESEMIIKINIPSDQKTVLVSLNEPLI
- a CDS encoding N-acetylmannosamine-6-phosphate 2-epimerase, coding for MDLINQIKNTLIVSCQAIGDEPLNDSYVLSKMAYALVLGGSKVLRLSQVEHIKAVKQVVDVPIIGLIKKHYDNSEVFITPTIKEVDQLVDLKVDIIALDATLRTRPDQDLTNLVKTIKTKYPNQLLLADCSSVEDAINAQNLGFDLIASTLRGSTKQTKGHNNLENNYQFLRDLKKVITKPIIAEGGIWTPQQAKEILNLGIHSVVVGTAITRLHSIVKYWNDILK
- a CDS encoding M20 family metallopeptidase, whose product is MKIDEKELISKYFDQALNETMKVVSIPSFLTTPTKDAPYGEGCKEVLDYVIDLANNLGFQTYKDINNKYGFVDYGTGEKLFVILAHLDVVPPGNIEQWVTDPFTPIIKDNKLIGRGTFDDKGPAMMNLFALKYLKDHNYISSKYKIRLIFGLTEETTWDSINTYINDHGVADLGYTPDGEFPVVYAEKWIADLDIVSNEQTDIQIGGGAAYNVICDTVWYKGPKIKEIQEYLNKNSIITKIEDDKLVVQGKAGHGSLPWYGINAATWLAKSMYENDVHHKITDYLAKDVHLDFNLKNVFGDISDETGELTQNVGIIQIKNKDSKIGLNFRIPVFTNPNQIFIPTLTKYLEKINLSLEVKNIDNSLYVHQDSDLIKKIMKVYQEVTQDYKAKPIAIGGGTYAKAMPNVVAFGAEFDIENSTMHAYNEYVKIDDLKKMLEIYTKAIVLLTE
- the udk gene encoding uridine kinase, which encodes MSKKVSIILIAGGSASGKTTIASKIANEILKDKSVEHISMDNYYKDFTNLSLEQRNTINFDHPNSIDIELLLKDLKQLLKRHDIFVPTYDFTKHIRTDKEKLIKASDVIIVDGIFSLHFEKLRELGDIKIFVKTPDDLRFIRRLIRDINERNRTVESVIDQYLTDVKPMHDLFIEQTIDYADIVIPFKKGNDVAIDIVASKIKDLLN